A region of the Burkholderia savannae genome:
GGGGCGGCGGCTGGGATCTCGGGCGCAACGGCGCCACCGACATTCATGCCTACGATACCTTCGGCAACGTGCGGTGGAAGCTGCAGGCATTGAACTTCGAGGCGATCGGCGCGCCGGACCCGACGACGGACGGCGCATTGTTCTACAGCGGAATGAACGTCTACGCCGGCACGGCGGGCGGCACTTTCGTCGCGAACACGGTCGATCCGTTCACGTATCCGTCCGATCCGCGCCTCGACATGAACGATTACCAGCGCGGCCAGCACTTCGGCCAGCTCGTCGGCGTCGGCGGCAACAAGATCCTCGTCGCGTCGGGGCAGAATCCGGGGAACTTCAACTTCTATCACTTCAACGCGGCGAGCGGCTACATCGCGATTCCCGACGCGTCGCTGCCGGGCAAGGCGTTCAACACGACGCTGCAGGTGACGGCCGGATTCTCGATCGACAACAAGGGCGACGTGTGGGCCGGCCTCAACGGAACGAACGCGATCTCGCACTATCCGCTGACGGGCTTCGACTCGAGCGGCAAGCCGACGTGGGGCGCGCCGGCGTCGATTCCGGCGCCGGCAAGCATCCAGCCGACGGCGCGCATCCTCTACATGTCCGACAGCGATACGATGATCCTCGCGCAGGGCATCGCGGGGAGCTGGGACTGGACCGCGATGAACGGGCGGATCGAGGTGTATCACGGCTGGAATGCGGGCAACGTCGCACAGCCGAATCCGGTCATCACGCTCACGAGCCCGAATCCGAAGTCGATCGCGGCGGCCGGCAAGTACCTGTTCGTCGGCTACGTGCACACCGTGCCGAACGTAGACGTGTTCGATCTCAACACGGGCCAGCTCGTCACCACGCTGATCAACTCGAACACGGGCGTGATGGACGTCGGCAACGACGTCGATTCGATGTACGGCATCAGGGCGTATCTGCGGTCGACGGGCGAATACGTGATCACGAAGGACAACTACAACGGATCGAGCATCGTCGTCTATCGCTGGCGGCCGTGACGGCGAGCGGCCCGCCGGATCGAAACGGACGGAAGCCGGGCGGCGTGCGATGCCGGCACGTCGCCGTCCGGCTTGCGGGCGCGGCGTCGCGCGAGCGTGCGAAGTAAAAGCGCCGTGTTGCACGATGTTTCGCATCGTTTAGTAAATCTGATAAAAACATTACATCACCCTTCATTTCATTGACGAAGAAACTTCCCGTGTCCTAGTCTTCCAGCACAGTCGAGATTCACGATTGGCCGTCGACGCGTCGTCGATCGTGCCGCTCGAAAACGAAGCACAAGAACTGGAGACAATCATGAATCGATTCGTCAGGCTGGGCGTCGCGATGGCCGTTGCTTGCGCGCTCGCGGCTTGTGGAGGGGATGACGGCGGCCCCGCCGCGACGGCGTCCTCGCTGGCCGCGACGGGTGCGAACGGCGCTGCGGCAAACGCGGTGCAAACGGATGACGCCGTTCGCGCCGTCTCGCTGACCCAATACGTCGACCCGCTGATCGGCACGCTCGCGAGCAATTCGCCGAACCCGGTGCCGGCCGGGCAGGCGGGCAGCGTGGTGCCGGCGGCGGGCCTGCCGTCGGGCATGGTTCAGTGGGCGCCCGATACGAACACGACGCCCGCGCCCGCCGGCAGCAAGGAGCCGGGTTCGCCCGCCGGCTACTACTACGACCTGAACTCGATTCAGGGCTTCAGCGTCACGCACATGAGCGGCGCGGGCTGCGCGGGCAACAACGGCGAATTCCCGGTGATGCCGACCACCGACGCGACGAAGCTCGCGCCGACATTCAGCCATGCGAACGAAACCGCGAAGCCCGGCTATTACTCGGTGCTGCTCGATTCGCAGATCAAGGTCGAGCTGACGGCGACGCTGCGCACCGGCTTCGGCCGCTTCGCGTATCCCGCCGGCAAGCCCGCGATCCTCGTGCTCGACGCGACGCGCACGAACACGAAGGCGTCGACGAGCGGCGCGATCACGCGCGTGTCGTCGAGCGCGATCTCCGGCAGCACGGTGGGCGGCGGCTTCTGCGGCAACTCGGTGCCGGTGCCCGTGTACTTCTATGCGACGTTCGACCGGCCGTTCGCGTCGACGTCGTCGATCTCGCGCGGCGTGGCGAAGCTCGCGTTCGATTCGGGCGCAACCGTGCAGATGAAGATCGGGATCTCGTACGTGAGCGTCGACAACGCGAAGGCGAATCTCGACGCCGAGAACAAGACGTGGGATTTCGACGGCGTGCGCGCGCTCGCCGATGCGGCGTGGAACGAGCGGCTAGGCGCGATCCGCGTGTCGAGCACCGATGCCGACGCGCTGAAGAAGTTCTACACCGCGTTCTATCATGCGCTGTGGGCGCCGAGCGTGTTCAGCGACGTCAACGGCCAGTACGTCGGTTTCGACAAGCAGGTGCACGCGGTTGCGAATGGCCAGGCCGCTCAGTACTCGAGCTTCTCCGGCTGGGACATCTATCGCTCGCTGATCCAGCTGAAGGCCGTGCTGTTCCCGCGCGAGACGAGCGACATGATCCAGTCGCTCGTCAACGATGCGGACCAGTGCGGCGCGATTCCGCACTGGGTGAACGACAACGTCGAGGACGGCGTGATGCCGGGCGACGCGGGCTCGCTGATGGTGTCGAGCGCGTATGCATTCGGCGCGCGCAACTTCGACGCGCGCGGCGCGCTCGCGCACATGATCAGGATGGCGAACATTCCCGGCACCGCATGCGCGGGCGTGACGACCAACGGCGGGCGCGCGAGCTATCTGCAGACGGGCTACATCACGAGCGGCGAGTGGGGCATCGCATCGTCGACGCTCGAATACACGAGCAGCGATTTCGCGATCTCGCGCTTCGCGGGCGCGATCGGCGACACGGCGACGCAGAAGATGCTGCTCGGGCGCTCGGCGTATTGGCAGAACCTGCTGAACGCGTCGTCGAATCCGCCGCTCGTCGCCGCGCGTCAGGCGAACGGCGCGTGGATCGCCGAAACGCCGGGCAGCACCGACAATTACGTCGAGGGCAACGCGGAGCAATACACGTGGATGGTGCCGTACGATCCCGCGGGCCTTTTCGCGCAGCTCGGCGGCAATCAGGCGGTCGTGCCGCGGCTCGACAAGTTCTTCACGGTGCTCAATGCCGGGATGAGCCTGCCGAACTTCTACATGGGCAACGAGCCGACGTTCGAAGTGCCGTGGCTGTACAACTGGGCGGGCGCGCCGTCCGGCACGCAGCGCATCGTTCAGCAGATCATGCAGACGGCGTTCAGCACGCAGCCCGACGGCCTGCCCGGCAACGACGATCTTGGCGCGGTGTCCGGCTGGTACGTGTGGGCCGCGCTCGGTCTGTATCCGCAGATTCCGGGCGTCGCGGGCTTTGCGATCGGCAGTCCGCAATTCCACGCGATCGACGTGCAGCTCGGCAGCGGCAAGACACTGAAGATTCGCGCGCCGGGCGCGCCGTCTTCGAATTACGTGCAGAGCGTCAGCGTGAACGGCCGCGCGCAAGCGAGCCCGTGGATCGCGCTCGACGCGCTCGAAGGCGGCGCGGTCATGCACTTCAAGATGGGCGACGGGCCGTCGCAATGGGGCACGGGCGAGGCGCCGCCGTCGTTCGGCGTGCCGGTTGCGCGCGACGTGGCGGACAGCTTCAACAACCGCGGCATCAGCACGGACGGCGCGGCGAACGCCGACGGCCAGGGCGCCGATTTCGACGGCAGCCTGTTCAGTTACTCGGCGGCCGCGCTCGCCCAAGCGGGCGTGCGGCCCGGCGCGCCGTTCACGTACGGCGGGGCGAGCTTCGTGTTCGGCGGCGGCGCGTCTTCGCTCGACAACGCGGTGACGGTGGGGCAGACCGTGATGCTGCCGCCGGGCTCCGCAGGCACGAGCGTCGTCGTGCTGGGTGCGTCGAACAACGGCCCGAGCACGGGCGTCGCGCAGTTGCACTTCGCGGACGGGACGAGCGCGCAGGTCACGCTGTCGTTCGATGACTGGACGCTGAACGGCGGCAGCACGAGCGCGAGGTCGGCGATCGCCGTGACGTCCGCTTATCGCAACGCCGGCAACGGGCAGAAAGATAACGTGAAGGCTTACGTTTTCGCGCAGAAAATCCCGCTGCCGGCCGGCAAGGTCGTGACGAGCGTCACGCTGCCGCGGCAGGTGAGCGCGGGCAAGATGCACGTGTTCGGCATCGGCGTGGCGGCTTGACATAGGCGCGCGCCATGCCGATGCGTGGCACGCGCTCGATGCATTCTAGGCGGGCCGGTCGCGGCCCGTGACGTGCGGCGGCGCGTCTTCGCGGACTGCGCCGCCGCATGCCGCTTCGATGAGCGGCGAATTGTCTATTGCGCTTGGCGAAGAATCGCCACGATCAACGCGCGTTATCTCCTCATTGTTCCCTCCTGGTTTCACGATCGAATATGTCGGGCGGCAATCCGGTGCGTTGCACCGACTGAATTTCAATGAAAGTCTCGGCGTTTTAGTTTTCCGATCGACTGATCAAATAATCTACAAAAGATAATCCAATCGGGTCCGTCATAAAAACAAAACACTCGATTGGATTGCGATCTGCAAACACTTCCTCGGCGCTCGCGGAATCGTTTCATGTGACTTTCTGTTGGAAATTTCATTCCTTTGATCAATCGGCTTATCGGCGCGGATATATCGAATTATTCGCGTACTGTCCGGCTGCATTTTCAATTTAATCGTAAGAAAATTCTCCGAACAGTCATTTCGATTAATGCGTATTTATCGGGTTTAATGCGAAAAATAGAATCTGCCTCGCCATCAACTCATTTGATCAGCGAGGTCGAAATTCATGAGAAACGACCGGAACCACGAGATCGCTCTGGCGATCCTGGGCGAAATTCTCGAGATTCACCGGCGGTATCCGGAATACACGACGGATTCGGACATCCGTCACGAAATCGAACAGATCCACGCGGTTCAGCTTCCCAGAATCCGGACGTTCGTCGACGCGGCGCGGCCGGTTCGCTTCGTCCTGCCGGCGTTTCCGTCGAAATCGCCGAATCCGAACAAGGTGCTGGGGCGGCTGCCGGACATGGCGGAGAAGCTCTCGCTGTCGTTCCTGAACGATCTGTGCGAGCGGATTCGTCGCTTCTACGCACCCGGCGCGACATTGACGATCTGCTCGGACGGCCGCGTGTTCGGCGATCTGATTCGCGTCGACGATCGCGACATCACCGCGTACCAGGGCGCGCTGACGCGGATCATCGCGGATCTGCGCGCGGATCATCTGTCGACGTACAACCTCGAGAACTTCGAGGCGTTTGCGGATCGCACGTCGAATTTCGACGACATGCGGCGGCTGCTCGTCGACGAATTCGCCGACCCGATCGATGCGATCAAGCGAAAGCTGACGGGCGAAGAGGAGGGCACGCTGCTGTATCGAGCGATCACGCGCTTCATGTTCGAGGACGGCTTCACGCCCGACTATCGCGGCTCGAAAGCCGCGCTGCAGAAAGACTCGAAGACGCGCGCGCTCGGCGTGATCCAGCGTAGCTGGGCGTGGGGCGCGCTCCTCGCCACGCAGTTTCCGGATGCGATTCGGCTGTCGATCCATCCGCAGCCGGCCGCGAGCCCGAAGATCGGCGTCCACATGATGCCGACGCGCGACAACTGGCTGACGCCGTGGCACGGCGTTGCCGTCGACGCCGGCGATCAGTTCGTGCTGATGAAGCGCCGCGACGTCGAGCGGCTCGGCGGCCGCGTCGTGATGCGCGACGCTCGACCGAGTCACTACGAAATCGAACGTTCGCAGATTGCCTGCGGCGACCTGCTTGCGCTTGCCGTCACGCGCGGCGAACACGCGTCGGCCGATGCCGGCGACAACCTGATCATTTCGGAGGCCGTATGAGCGACTTTTTCATGCAGCGGTCGGTATCGCTCGAACCGCTCACGGGCGATGCCGGCGCGCCCTGTTCGTTCGGCGTGCTGGTGAAGCCGCGCCATGCGCACGTTCACGTCGGCGAGCTGTCGATCGAGTGGCTGCGCGCGCTGGTGCGCGGCCAGCAGCTCGTCGTGCTGCGCGGCTTCGACAGTTTCGTCGACGCGGCAAGCATGACGCGCTATTGCGCGACGTTCGGCGAAATCATGATGTGGCCGTTCGGCGCCGTACTCGAGCTGATCGAACAGGCGAATCCCGCCGATCACGTGTTCGCGAGCAGCTACGTGCCGCTGCATTGGGACGGCATGTATCTGGAGACCGTGCCGGAATTCCAGGTGTTCCAGTGCGTGCAGGCGATCGGCGAAGCGGACGGCGGGCGCACGACGTTTTCGAGCACGACGCAGGCGCTGCGCGTCGCGACGCCCGAGATGCGCGCGCTCTGGCAGCGCGCGCACGGCCGCTATCGGCGCACGGTGGAGCTCTACAGCAACACGGTCGAGGCGCCGATCGTCGAGAAGCATCCGCGCCGCGAGTTTCCGGTCT
Encoded here:
- a CDS encoding GH92 family glycosyl hydrolase, with the protein product MAVDASSIVPLENEAQELETIMNRFVRLGVAMAVACALAACGGDDGGPAATASSLAATGANGAAANAVQTDDAVRAVSLTQYVDPLIGTLASNSPNPVPAGQAGSVVPAAGLPSGMVQWAPDTNTTPAPAGSKEPGSPAGYYYDLNSIQGFSVTHMSGAGCAGNNGEFPVMPTTDATKLAPTFSHANETAKPGYYSVLLDSQIKVELTATLRTGFGRFAYPAGKPAILVLDATRTNTKASTSGAITRVSSSAISGSTVGGGFCGNSVPVPVYFYATFDRPFASTSSISRGVAKLAFDSGATVQMKIGISYVSVDNAKANLDAENKTWDFDGVRALADAAWNERLGAIRVSSTDADALKKFYTAFYHALWAPSVFSDVNGQYVGFDKQVHAVANGQAAQYSSFSGWDIYRSLIQLKAVLFPRETSDMIQSLVNDADQCGAIPHWVNDNVEDGVMPGDAGSLMVSSAYAFGARNFDARGALAHMIRMANIPGTACAGVTTNGGRASYLQTGYITSGEWGIASSTLEYTSSDFAISRFAGAIGDTATQKMLLGRSAYWQNLLNASSNPPLVAARQANGAWIAETPGSTDNYVEGNAEQYTWMVPYDPAGLFAQLGGNQAVVPRLDKFFTVLNAGMSLPNFYMGNEPTFEVPWLYNWAGAPSGTQRIVQQIMQTAFSTQPDGLPGNDDLGAVSGWYVWAALGLYPQIPGVAGFAIGSPQFHAIDVQLGSGKTLKIRAPGAPSSNYVQSVSVNGRAQASPWIALDALEGGAVMHFKMGDGPSQWGTGEAPPSFGVPVARDVADSFNNRGISTDGAANADGQGADFDGSLFSYSAAALAQAGVRPGAPFTYGGASFVFGGGASSLDNAVTVGQTVMLPPGSAGTSVVVLGASNNGPSTGVAQLHFADGTSAQVTLSFDDWTLNGGSTSARSAIAVTSAYRNAGNGQKDNVKAYVFAQKIPLPAGKVVTSVTLPRQVSAGKMHVFGIGVAA
- a CDS encoding SMP-30/gluconolactonase/LRE family protein, whose product is MVKKRLRAACVGTVIGLAAHATHAQYTTDWLANTYGTIASHVGNNARSMWVSPEGVVYTASFWDENEGGVAIYQNGKSLGSIGSHAEFQGGAITGNATSIFAALQYGTPQGSGSVGRYNRTTLARDLVINVSVWNAVSRADVITGLATAGTLLYASDFFGNRVRVFTTDGVWQRDISIANPGALALDDAGNLWVAQKNAAKIVEYGPAGALMNTIQMPTASRPSSLYYDASKRQLMVGDQGPDMNVKLYAINGTPRQTGTFGVQGGYLDTTTGIKGQVGDKRFTRVVGIGKDASGTLYVLNNPWGGGWDLGRNGATDIHAYDTFGNVRWKLQALNFEAIGAPDPTTDGALFYSGMNVYAGTAGGTFVANTVDPFTYPSDPRLDMNDYQRGQHFGQLVGVGGNKILVASGQNPGNFNFYHFNAASGYIAIPDASLPGKAFNTTLQVTAGFSIDNKGDVWAGLNGTNAISHYPLTGFDSSGKPTWGAPASIPAPASIQPTARILYMSDSDTMILAQGIAGSWDWTAMNGRIEVYHGWNAGNVAQPNPVITLTSPNPKSIAAAGKYLFVGYVHTVPNVDVFDLNTGQLVTTLINSNTGVMDVGNDVDSMYGIRAYLRSTGEYVITKDNYNGSSIVVYRWRP
- a CDS encoding L-tyrosine/L-tryptophan isonitrile synthase family protein, with translation MRNDRNHEIALAILGEILEIHRRYPEYTTDSDIRHEIEQIHAVQLPRIRTFVDAARPVRFVLPAFPSKSPNPNKVLGRLPDMAEKLSLSFLNDLCERIRRFYAPGATLTICSDGRVFGDLIRVDDRDITAYQGALTRIIADLRADHLSTYNLENFEAFADRTSNFDDMRRLLVDEFADPIDAIKRKLTGEEEGTLLYRAITRFMFEDGFTPDYRGSKAALQKDSKTRALGVIQRSWAWGALLATQFPDAIRLSIHPQPAASPKIGVHMMPTRDNWLTPWHGVAVDAGDQFVLMKRRDVERLGGRVVMRDARPSHYEIERSQIACGDLLALAVTRGEHASADAGDNLIISEAV
- a CDS encoding TauD/TfdA dioxygenase family protein codes for the protein MSDFFMQRSVSLEPLTGDAGAPCSFGVLVKPRHAHVHVGELSIEWLRALVRGQQLVVLRGFDSFVDAASMTRYCATFGEIMMWPFGAVLELIEQANPADHVFASSYVPLHWDGMYLETVPEFQVFQCVQAIGEADGGRTTFSSTTQALRVATPEMRALWQRAHGRYRRTVELYSNTVEAPIVEKHPRREFPVLRFCEPPIEGDSTFINPSSYAFGGIAEDEKEALLGSLKRALYDPRAHYAHRWQTGDVVLTDNFTLLHGRESFTSRTGRHLRRVHIHGDPPLRNPHLSKQPQRAAAADAAA